The Haloplanus sp. CK5-1 genome contains a region encoding:
- a CDS encoding SRPBCC family protein, with the protein MDRIHVSTVVRLPPPEVYEFLEDFPRYARYSEYLTGVTADGDGSPGTHYRLQFAWWKLTYTAHTEVTDTDPPRRLDWRVTEDVDASGRWRIEPLDSDPSAPADDGPACRVHLEVTFDADSVGGGIVDLPRFVSLDWVVDRVKPILVEEAERVVERIVADVEGERREVDLVVHEVPGDL; encoded by the coding sequence GTGGACCGCATCCACGTCAGCACGGTCGTCCGACTCCCGCCGCCGGAGGTGTACGAGTTCCTCGAGGACTTCCCACGGTACGCCCGCTACTCGGAGTACCTGACCGGCGTGACCGCCGACGGCGACGGCTCCCCGGGGACCCACTACCGCCTGCAGTTCGCGTGGTGGAAACTCACCTACACCGCCCACACGGAGGTGACCGACACCGACCCGCCGAGGCGACTCGACTGGCGCGTGACCGAGGACGTCGACGCCAGCGGCCGGTGGCGGATCGAACCGCTCGACTCCGATCCGTCGGCGCCGGCCGACGACGGCCCGGCCTGTCGTGTTCACCTCGAAGTCACGTTCGACGCCGACTCGGTCGGCGGCGGCATCGTCGACCTGCCGCGGTTCGTCTCGCTCGACTGGGTCGTCGACCGGGTGAAACCGATCCTCGTCGAGGAGGCAGAACGGGTCGTCGAGCGAATCGTCGCCGACGTTGAGGGGGAGCGCCGGGAGGTCGACCTCGTCGTCCACGAGGTTCCCGGTGACCTCTGA
- the gatC gene encoding Asp-tRNA(Asn)/Glu-tRNA(Gln) amidotransferase subunit GatC: protein MSETPVDADEVRHVADLARIDLDDEEVDQFAGQFADILSYFDALDDVPEVDPEADLVNVMRADEVRDGLTQEEALKNAPATEDGYFEGPSVS, encoded by the coding sequence ATGAGCGAGACGCCCGTCGACGCCGACGAGGTCCGCCACGTCGCCGACCTCGCCCGGATCGACCTAGACGACGAGGAGGTGGACCAGTTCGCCGGACAGTTCGCCGACATCCTCTCGTACTTCGACGCCCTCGACGACGTGCCTGAGGTCGATCCCGAGGCCGACCTCGTGAACGTCATGCGGGCCGACGAGGTGCGCGACGGACTGACCCAGGAGGAAGCCCTGAAGAACGCGCCGGCGACCGAGGACGGCTACTTCGAGGGGCCGAGCGTCTCATGA
- a CDS encoding heme-binding protein, translating into MVQSITLDTATELIDAAEQRADEIGNPMVVAVTNSEGNLVAQHRMDGAWLASVSISRNKAYTSAALDMPTHELAEPSEPGNSLYGLQSTDEGRMVIFGGGYPLLNDDGNVVGAFGVSGGAVEQDMEVAEAGVAHWESIRSDDPKVEVTN; encoded by the coding sequence ATGGTTCAATCTATCACGCTCGACACTGCGACCGAGTTGATCGACGCCGCCGAACAGAGAGCCGACGAGATCGGCAACCCGATGGTCGTCGCCGTAACGAACAGCGAGGGGAACCTCGTCGCACAGCACCGGATGGACGGCGCGTGGCTGGCGTCCGTCTCGATATCGCGCAACAAGGCCTACACCTCGGCGGCACTCGACATGCCGACCCACGAACTCGCCGAACCGTCCGAGCCCGGTAACTCCCTGTACGGCCTCCAGTCGACCGACGAGGGTCGAATGGTCATCTTCGGCGGCGGCTACCCGCTCCTGAACGACGACGGGAACGTCGTCGGCGCGTTCGGCGTCTCCGGCGGTGCCGTCGAACAGGACATGGAAGTCGCGGAAGCCGGCGTCGCTCACTGGGAGTCGATCCGTAGCGACGACCCCAAGGTCGAGGTGACGAACTGA
- a CDS encoding glutathione-independent formaldehyde dehydrogenase: MDAVVYKGPHDVAVEEVDEPTIEHPNDVLIDITTSCICGSDLHMYEGRTAAEPGIVFGHENVGVVTEIGDAVSDLEVGDRVVAPFNVACGFCENCENGKTGFCTNVNPGFAGGAYGYVAMGPYKGGQAEKLRIPYADFNALQLPKGDEHEDAFSLLADVFPTGWHGIELANFEPGDSVAVYGAGPVGLMAAYSAKIRGAAEIYVVDRVPSRLELAEEHCDATTINFEEGDPVEQIKEIHGGGVDCGVDAVGYQAVDSEKEGDGAYDPARENPAVVINNLIRTVKPTGELGIPGLYVPEDPGAPDDMASQGRIGIDFGLLFEKGQALGTGQCNVKEYNRQLRDLIVEGRADPSWLVSHRVDLSEAPEMYEAFDARDEGVTKVLLEP; this comes from the coding sequence ATGGACGCCGTCGTCTACAAGGGGCCCCACGACGTCGCCGTCGAGGAGGTCGACGAACCGACGATCGAACACCCCAACGACGTCTTGATCGACATCACGACCTCGTGCATCTGTGGCTCGGACCTTCACATGTACGAGGGTCGGACGGCCGCGGAACCGGGCATCGTCTTCGGGCACGAGAACGTGGGCGTCGTCACCGAGATCGGCGACGCGGTGTCGGATCTGGAGGTGGGAGACCGCGTCGTCGCTCCGTTCAACGTCGCCTGTGGCTTCTGTGAGAACTGCGAGAACGGCAAGACCGGCTTCTGTACGAACGTCAACCCCGGCTTCGCCGGCGGCGCGTACGGCTACGTTGCCATGGGGCCGTACAAGGGCGGCCAAGCGGAAAAGCTCCGCATCCCCTACGCCGACTTCAACGCGCTCCAGTTACCGAAGGGTGACGAACACGAGGACGCGTTCTCGTTGCTCGCCGACGTCTTCCCGACCGGGTGGCACGGGATCGAACTCGCGAACTTCGAACCCGGCGACTCCGTCGCCGTCTACGGCGCGGGGCCGGTCGGGCTGATGGCCGCCTACAGCGCGAAGATCCGGGGGGCCGCCGAGATCTACGTCGTCGACCGCGTCCCGAGTCGCCTCGAACTCGCCGAGGAGCACTGCGACGCGACGACGATCAACTTCGAGGAGGGCGACCCCGTCGAACAGATCAAGGAGATCCACGGTGGCGGGGTCGACTGCGGTGTCGACGCGGTCGGCTACCAGGCCGTCGACTCCGAGAAGGAGGGTGACGGGGCCTACGACCCCGCCCGCGAGAACCCTGCGGTCGTCATCAACAATCTCATCCGGACGGTCAAGCCGACGGGCGAACTCGGTATCCCCGGCCTCTACGTGCCCGAGGACCCTGGCGCGCCGGACGACATGGCCTCACAGGGGCGGATCGGCATCGACTTCGGCCTCCTGTTCGAGAAGGGCCAGGCGCTCGGCACCGGCCAGTGTAACGTCAAGGAGTACAACCGGCAGCTCCGCGACCTGATCGTCGAGGGGCGCGCCGACCCCAGTTGGCTCGTCTCCCACCGGGTCGACCTCTCCGAGGCTCCCGAGATGTACGAGGCCTTCGACGCCCGCGACGAGGGCGTGACGAAGGTGCTGTTGGAGCCGTAA
- the gatA gene encoding Asp-tRNA(Asn)/Glu-tRNA(Gln) amidotransferase subunit GatA, giving the protein MSHDAFITEETIPGADEGPLAGRTVAVKDNISTEGVRTTCGSEMLADYVPPYDATVVERLKSAGATLVGKTNMDEFGMGTTTETSAFGPTTNPVDGDRVPGGSSGGSAAAVAAGEADAALGSDTGGSVRCPAAFCGVVGIKPTYGLVSRYGLVAYANSLEQIGPLAPTVEEAAEVLEVIAGPDDRDATTHEEGADAEYADAADGDVQGLSIGVPTELIEGADERVVDRFHETLDDLEAQGAETHEVSLPSVERAVQAYYVIAMSEASSNLARFDGVRYGPDTDAEGNWNESFAAVREEGFGDEVKRRILLGTYALSAGYHDKYYAKAQDARAWVKQDFDEALSEADVLASPTMPVLPFELGESLDDPLQMYLADANTVPVNLANLPAISVPAGRADGLPVGLQLIGPAFGERTIIRAASAVESSA; this is encoded by the coding sequence ATGAGCCACGACGCGTTCATCACCGAGGAGACGATTCCGGGAGCCGACGAGGGGCCACTCGCCGGCCGAACGGTCGCAGTCAAGGACAACATCTCGACCGAGGGGGTCCGGACGACCTGCGGGTCCGAGATGCTCGCCGACTACGTTCCGCCGTACGACGCGACGGTCGTCGAACGCCTCAAGTCGGCCGGTGCGACGCTCGTCGGCAAGACGAACATGGACGAGTTCGGCATGGGGACGACGACGGAGACGTCGGCGTTCGGGCCGACGACGAACCCGGTCGACGGGGACCGCGTCCCCGGTGGTTCGTCGGGGGGAAGTGCCGCGGCCGTCGCCGCCGGCGAGGCCGACGCCGCCCTCGGGAGCGACACCGGCGGATCGGTCCGCTGTCCGGCGGCGTTCTGTGGCGTCGTCGGCATCAAGCCCACCTACGGGCTGGTGTCTCGCTACGGGTTGGTCGCCTACGCCAACTCGCTCGAACAGATCGGCCCGCTGGCCCCGACGGTCGAGGAGGCCGCCGAGGTCCTCGAGGTGATCGCCGGCCCCGACGACCGCGACGCGACGACCCACGAGGAGGGCGCCGACGCGGAGTACGCCGACGCCGCCGACGGGGACGTTCAGGGCCTCTCGATCGGCGTCCCGACGGAACTGATCGAGGGGGCCGACGAGCGGGTGGTCGACCGGTTCCACGAGACCCTCGACGACCTCGAAGCCCAGGGCGCCGAGACCCACGAGGTGAGCCTCCCCTCCGTCGAGCGAGCCGTGCAGGCCTACTACGTCATCGCCATGTCCGAGGCCTCCTCGAACCTCGCCCGGTTCGACGGCGTCCGCTACGGTCCCGACACCGACGCCGAGGGCAACTGGAACGAGTCGTTCGCGGCCGTCCGCGAGGAGGGGTTCGGCGACGAGGTCAAGCGCCGCATCCTCCTCGGGACGTACGCCCTCTCCGCCGGCTACCACGACAAGTACTACGCCAAGGCACAGGACGCCCGTGCGTGGGTCAAGCAGGACTTCGACGAGGCGCTCTCCGAGGCCGACGTCTTGGCGTCGCCGACGATGCCGGTCCTCCCCTTCGAACTCGGCGAGAGTCTCGACGACCCGCTCCAGATGTACCTCGCCGACGCCAACACGGTGCCGGTGAACCTCGCCAACCTGCCCGCCATCAGCGTTCCCGCGGGCCGGGCCGACGGCCTCCCCGTCGGGCTACAGTTGATCGGGCCGGCCTTCGGCGAGCGAACGATCATCCGGGCCGCGAGCGCCGTCGAGTCGTCGGCGTGA
- the trpB gene encoding tryptophan synthase subunit beta: MADGTFDGYGGRHVPEMLEEPLEHLANAYDEVASTDSFRADLRDLLETFAGRPTPVYYAGNLSERYGADIYLKREDLLHGGAHKINNTLGQGLLAKRAGKDRLIAETGAGQHGTATAMVGALLDLDTEIYMGKKDVERQKMNVFRMRLMGATVTEVTRGGAGLADAVDAALEDMAENVEDTHYLVGSVVGPDPFPRMVRDFQSVIGEEAREQILDRTGSLPDAAVACVGGGSNAIGLFHPLRDDDVAFYGAEGGGEGEGSGRHAAPLAEGEDEVIHGMKTRVIDDGTEVHSVSAGLDYPGVGPEHAMFRAAGRAEYTAVTDDEALAAFRELAETEGIIPALESSHGVALAIDLAERGEHDSILVNLSGRGDKDMETASDHFHL; this comes from the coding sequence ATGGCCGACGGTACCTTCGACGGCTACGGTGGTCGTCACGTCCCCGAGATGCTCGAAGAACCCCTCGAACACCTCGCGAACGCCTACGACGAGGTGGCGAGCACCGACTCGTTCCGGGCGGACCTCCGTGACCTCTTGGAGACGTTCGCCGGGCGACCCACGCCCGTGTACTACGCCGGGAACCTCAGCGAACGCTACGGTGCCGACATCTACCTCAAACGGGAGGACCTGCTCCACGGTGGCGCCCACAAGATCAACAACACGCTCGGGCAGGGGCTTCTCGCGAAACGGGCGGGCAAAGACCGTCTCATCGCCGAAACCGGTGCCGGACAGCACGGCACGGCGACGGCGATGGTCGGTGCCCTCCTCGATCTGGACACCGAGATCTACATGGGGAAGAAAGACGTCGAGCGCCAGAAGATGAACGTCTTCCGGATGCGACTGATGGGGGCGACGGTCACCGAGGTGACCCGTGGCGGGGCCGGCCTTGCGGACGCCGTCGACGCCGCGCTGGAGGACATGGCCGAGAACGTAGAGGATACCCACTACCTCGTGGGCAGCGTCGTCGGCCCCGATCCGTTCCCGCGGATGGTTCGGGACTTCCAGTCGGTCATCGGTGAGGAGGCCCGCGAGCAGATCCTCGATCGGACCGGCAGCCTCCCGGACGCGGCGGTCGCCTGTGTCGGCGGCGGGTCGAACGCCATCGGGCTCTTCCACCCTCTCCGCGACGACGACGTCGCATTCTACGGCGCGGAGGGTGGCGGCGAGGGCGAAGGCTCCGGCCGCCACGCCGCCCCGCTCGCCGAGGGCGAGGACGAGGTGATCCACGGGATGAAAACGCGCGTGATCGACGACGGGACCGAGGTTCACTCGGTGTCGGCCGGCCTCGACTACCCGGGTGTCGGTCCGGAGCACGCCATGTTCCGGGCGGCCGGCCGCGCCGAGTACACCGCCGTCACCGACGACGAGGCGCTCGCGGCCTTCCGCGAACTCGCCGAGACGGAGGGTATCATCCCGGCCTTGGAGTCGAGTCACGGCGTCGCGCTGGCGATCGATCTCGCCGAACGGGGCGAACACGACAGCATCCTCGTGAACCTCTCGGGGCGCGGCGACAAGGACATGGAGACGGCTTCGGACCACTTCCACCTGTAG
- a CDS encoding CobW family GTP-binding protein, with amino-acid sequence MSDEGAIPMTVVSGPLGAGKTTLVNRLLTDPGDRRIAVVVNDMGAVNVDAELLSEAADDDVIDLSNGCICCRLRDDLVTQVSELVAERDVDYLVVEASGISEPIPIARTLTEGTEGGDPPAGVRLDTTVSVIDAYGFWKAFDPSASLPDGAPTPERPLTEVLVDQIEFCDVLLLNKCDLVPDGELDAVEAAIRELQPRATLHRTTHCEVDPETVLGTGAFDFEAAKRRQGWKRALAEGDGADDHDHDDRPAAAAHGVGSFVYRRERPFDPDRFDAWLDEWVGDIVRLKGFAWVTSRPETVLGVSQAGPTVQAGPIGEWGPDDPITRLVIIGRSLDTDATTAALDDCLADESADAASAGSDPFPRKS; translated from the coding sequence ATGAGTGACGAGGGAGCCATCCCGATGACGGTCGTCAGCGGTCCGCTGGGTGCCGGCAAGACGACGCTGGTCAATCGGTTACTGACCGACCCCGGCGACCGACGGATCGCCGTCGTAGTCAACGACATGGGAGCGGTGAACGTCGACGCCGAACTGCTGTCGGAAGCGGCCGACGACGACGTGATCGACCTCTCGAACGGCTGTATCTGCTGTCGGCTCCGCGACGACCTGGTGACCCAGGTGAGCGAGTTGGTCGCGGAGCGAGACGTCGATTACCTCGTCGTCGAGGCCTCCGGGATCAGCGAACCGATTCCGATCGCTCGGACGCTGACCGAGGGGACGGAAGGGGGCGATCCTCCGGCGGGCGTTCGCCTCGACACGACCGTCTCGGTGATCGACGCCTACGGGTTCTGGAAGGCGTTCGACCCGTCGGCGTCGCTCCCCGACGGGGCACCCACGCCGGAACGCCCGCTCACCGAGGTGCTCGTCGATCAGATCGAGTTCTGCGACGTGCTCCTGTTGAACAAGTGCGACCTGGTCCCCGACGGCGAACTGGACGCCGTCGAGGCGGCGATCCGGGAACTCCAGCCACGGGCGACGCTCCACCGGACGACCCACTGCGAGGTCGATCCGGAGACCGTCCTCGGCACCGGCGCGTTCGACTTCGAGGCGGCGAAGCGCCGACAGGGGTGGAAACGCGCGCTCGCCGAGGGTGACGGAGCCGACGATCACGACCACGACGACCGACCGGCGGCCGCCGCCCACGGCGTCGGTTCGTTCGTCTATCGCCGGGAGCGGCCGTTCGATCCCGATCGGTTCGACGCGTGGCTCGACGAGTGGGTCGGCGATATCGTTCGCCTGAAGGGGTTCGCGTGGGTCACGAGTCGACCGGAGACCGTCCTCGGCGTGAGTCAGGCGGGGCCGACCGTCCAGGCCGGACCCATCGGCGAGTGGGGGCCCGACGATCCCATCACCCGACTCGTCATCATCGGTCGCAGCCTCGATACCGACGCGACGACGGCGGCGCTGGACGACTGTTTGGCGGACGAGTCGGCCGACGCGGCGTCAGCCGGGAGCGATCCCTTCCCACGGAAGTCCTAG